A stretch of the Notamacropus eugenii isolate mMacEug1 chromosome 2, mMacEug1.pri_v2, whole genome shotgun sequence genome encodes the following:
- the RABGGTB gene encoding geranylgeranyl transferase type-2 subunit beta, with translation MGTPEKDVVLRPDAPDRLLLDKHAGYISSYGAKKDDYEYCMSEYLRMSGIYWGLTVMDLMGQLHRMNREEILTFIKACQHECGGISASLGHDPHLLYTLSAIQILTLYDSLNVIDVNKVVEYVQSLQKEDGSFAGDIWGEIDTRFSFCAVATLALLGKLDAINIEKAIEFVLSCMNFDGGFGCRPGSESHAGQIYCCTGFLAITSQLHQVNSDLLGWWLCERQLPSGGLNGRPEKLPDVCYSWWVLASLKIIGRLHWIDREKLRCFILACQDEETGGFADRPGDMVDPFHTLFGIAGLSLLGDEQIKPVNPVFCMPEEALRRINVQPELGN, from the exons ATG GGGACACCCGAGAAGGACGTGGTGCTGCGGCCCGACGCCCCGGACAGGCTCCTGCTGGACAAGCACGCGGGCTACATCTCGTCCTACGGGGCCAAGAAGGACGACTAC GAATACTGTATGTCTGAATACTTGAGGATGAGTGGAATCTACTGGGGACTAACAGTGATGGATCTAATGGGACAGCTTCATCGAATGAACCGAGAGGAAATCCTCACTTTCATAAAGGCTTGCCAGCATGAGTGTGGTGGCATCAGTGCCAGCCTTGGCCATGATCCTCACCTTTTGTACACTCTTAGTGCGATTCAG attCTTACTCTTTATGATAGTCTTAATGTTATTGATGTAAATAAAGTTGTTGAATATGTACAAAGTCTACAGAAAGAAGATGGGTCCTTTGCTGGAGACATCTGGG GAGAGATCGATACGAGATTTTCCTTCTGTGCTGTGGCAACATTAGCACTTTTG GGGAAGCTAGATGCTATCAACATTGAAAAGGCAATAGAATTTGTTTTATCCTGCATGAACTTTGATGGTGGATTTGGGTGCAGACCGGGCTCCGAGTCCCATGCTGGGCAG ATCTATTGTTGCACAGGATTTCTGGCCATTACTAGTCAGTTGCATCAAGTAAATTCTGATTTGCTTGGTTGGTGGCTTTGTGAGCGCCAGTTACCATCCGGTGGACTCAATGGACGACCAGAAAAG TTACCAGATGTATGTTATTCTTGGTGGGTCTTAGCTTCCTTGAAAATAATTGGACGGCTTCACTGGATTGACCGAGAAAAATTGCGCTGTTTCATCTTAGCTTGTCAAGATGAAGAGACTGGAGGATTTGCAGACAGGCCAGGAGATATG GTGGACCCTTTTCATACTTTATTTGGAATTGCTGGACTTTCTCTCTTAGGAGATGAACAAATCAAGCCAGTCAATCCTGTGTTTTG